Proteins encoded together in one Candidatus Kuenenbacteria bacterium HGW-Kuenenbacteria-1 window:
- a CDS encoding UMP kinase, protein INWHDFRKIVGDKWNPGANLPFDPIASKLAEKLKLKVIVLKGADIQNVDNFLAKKKFKGTVIEKF, encoded by the coding sequence AATAAATTGGCATGATTTTAGAAAAATTGTCGGAGATAAATGGAATCCCGGAGCAAATTTACCATTTGATCCAATTGCTTCAAAATTAGCAGAAAAACTAAAATTAAAAGTAATTGTTTTAAAGGGAGCTGATATTCAAAATGTAGATAATTTTTTAGCCAAAAAAAAATTCAAAGGAACAG